GTAACCGCTCATGATCAGGGCGACGTTGCGGCTGCGGCGGCCCGGGTCGCTGAGGTCGGCCACGTACGCGTTGATCGTCGGCAGGACGACACCGAGGCCGAGCCCGACGATCAGACGCCCGGCGCCGAAGGACGGGACACCGCCGGCGACCGTGCAGATCGCCATGCCGAGCGTGAACAGGGCGGTCCCGGCGAGCAGCAGCCGGCGCGGGCCGGTGCGGTGGACGAGGGCTCCGGCGAAGGCCGCGCCGATCAGCATCCCGATGCCGACGAGCGAGCCGATCGTGCCCGCCTCGGCCTTGTCGATGCCCAGCGAGGGGTCGCCCAGGATGGAGGGGACGGTGACGCCGTACACGGCGAGGTCGTAGCCCTCCAGGGAGGAGACGATCCAGGCGGCGACCAGGATGAAGGTGTTCGCGGGCACTCTGGTGACTCTCGGGCGTATGACAGAGGGAGCGGTCATGGCCGGATCCTTTCTCCGACGGTGGCAGGAGCCTGCATCGGCTCCACTGCGTTGGCAAGGGTCTTCAGGAGCGCCGGGACGCCGGAGAGGGTGTCCGCGGTGCCGAGGATGTAGAAATCGGGCCGCCACAGAACGGCGGTACGGCCGGTCTCGTCGAACCAGCGCCCGTAGACGCCGCCGACATCGATGACCCCCTCGGTGGTGAGGCGACGGTCGGTGAGGTGGTGGACGGCGACCCCGAGCCGGGCGGCTTCCGCCAGGGCCGAGGCATCGAGCGAGGCGCCGTCGCGGCCGTCGACGAGGAGGACGAAGCCCCGGCCGAGTACGGCGTCGAAGAGCCCCTCGGTGCCGTCGTGCTCGACCCGGCCGTGCGGCATCAGATGCCCTGCCTGCGGGGACGCGTCGTGCAGACCCGGGCCGAGCCCCGGGAACCGCATCTTCTCCGGGCGCCCGTTCGCCTCGCGCTGGGCGATCAGGCGGGCGTCGCGCTCGGCGGCGGCCACCGGGTCCCGCATCGTCTGCACTCGGCCCAGCTCGATGCCCTTGGCGATGATGGCCCGGACATGCGGCTCACGTTCGGTCTGGTACGTGTCGAGCAGCGCGTCGTCGGCCCCACGCAGCACCGCGTCCAGCTTGAACGCGAAGTTCTGCGCGTCCCGGATGCCCGAGCACATTCCCTGCCCGAGGAACGGCGGCATCTGGTGCGCCGCGTCCCCGGCCAGCAGGATCCGGCCACTGCGCCACCGCTCCGCGACCAGTGAGCGGAACGTGTACGTGGCGACCCGGATCAGCTCTGCCTGCGAGCGGTCGACGTAGGCGGCGACCCTCGCCCACACCCGGTCGGGCTCCCGCTCGACGGAGAAGGAGTCCTCGGAGTCGAGCATGAAGCTGAACCGGTGGTGCTTCGGGCCCAGCGAGATGATCGAGATGGGCTGCTTCGGGTCGCAGACCTGGCGGGCCTTGGGGATGTCCGCGCCGCCGCCCTCGGTCAGCCGGAAGTCGCAGACCATCCACGGCTCGGAGAAGCCGTGGTCCTCCTGGCCGATGCCCAGCCAGGTGCGGGTGAAGCTGTTGCCGCCGTCGCAGGCCACGACGTACCGGGCGGAGACGGCGTCGTCGTCGCCCTCGACCTGGATGTCCACGCCCTGATCGGTGTGACGCAGTCCCGTGACCCGGGAGTCCATCCGGATCCGGACGTTCTCCAGACCGCGGACCAGACCGTCGAGGGCGTCCTCCAGGTAGGGCTGGTACATCATGTACCACTCCGCCCAGCCCTGGCCGCCGACGGCGGCGAAGTCGTGCTCGATGAGCAACTCGCCCACGCCGCTGCGCCACTCGTAGTTCCGCTGGACGTGCAGCGTGGGCAGGAGGGTCTCGGAGAGGCCGAGCCGGTCGAACGTCCGCATCGTCTCGTCGTCGAAGATGGCGGCGCGCGGCAGGTTGTAGAGGGTGGGGTAGCGCTCCAGCACGATCACGTCGTGTCCTGCCTGACCGAGCAGTGCCGCAGTGACCATGCCCACGGGTCCGTACCCGATGACGGCGACGTCGTACATGGGGGTCCCCTCGTGCTCAGACACCGGCGTACGCGGGTGCCGGGGCCGGGGTGAGGCCGAGCAGCTTCTCGGCGTTGAGGTGGCCGATCTTCTGCCGGTCGGCGTCGCTGATCGGCGCGTTCCGCAGGAACGTCGTGGCCGTCTCCATGTCCTCGAACGGGTAGTCGGTGCCGAAGAGGATGTGGTCGGCGCCCATCGACAGCAGCGCCGTGAGCAGCGGCGCGGAGGAACAGACACCGCTGGTGGTGATGTAGAGGTTCTCCCGGAGGTACTCCGAGGGGCGGCCCCGCTTGAGCTCGATGCCGTGGTGGGCGTGGAAGTCCCAGCGGGAGTCCATGCGCCACATCACGAACGGCAGGCCCTCTCCCATGTGGCCGAGCAGCAGCTTGGCCTTCGGGAAGTCGTCGAAGACACCGCCGAAGATCAGGCGCAGGGCGTGGGTGGCGGTGTCGATGCCCCAGCTCCACATCGGCCCGACGAGTTCGGGGTGGCCGGACAGCACATGCGCGGTGTCGACGCCGTTCGCCGGGTGCAGATAGAGCGGTACGTCGAGGTGCTCGGCGCGCTCCCACACGACCCGCAGGGCGGGGTCGTCGAGGTACCTGCCGTGGGTGTGCGCGTTGACGAGGGCGCCGCGCAGCCCGAGATGGGTGACCGCCCGCTCCAGCTCGTCGGCCGCGGCCCTCGGGTCCTGGAGCGGCAGGGCGGCGAAGCCGGAGAAGCGGTCGGGGTGCTCGGTGATGACACCGGTCAGGAAGTCGTTGACCGCGATCGCCTGGCGTACGGCGGCGGCCGGGTCCTTCTCCGCCTGGAGCCCGGGGGAGTTGAGGGACAGCACCTGCATGTCCAGGCCCGCCGCGTCCATGCCGTCGAGGCGTTCTTCGGTGAGGTCGAGGAGCCGGCGGGAGGCCTCGGCCCACGCATGGGGCTGGGCGATGGAGGCGGTGGACGCGCCATGGCCCACCAGGTCGGGGGTCACGAAGTGCTCTTCGAGGCCGATCAGCTTCATTGCGGAGTTCTCCTCGGGGGATCGCCGGTGCGGCGAGGGGAGGTGGGTGGAGCGAGGTGGAGGCGGGGAGCGGGGGTGAGGGAGGTGCGGTGCGGGTCGGGTGTGCGTGACCGGGCACGGGGGAGCGCTGGCGTGTGCGCTGACAGAAGCGGCTCGACGGTGGCTGCGAGCGCGTCGTCGGTGCGACGGGGAGCAGCCGGGGTGGCGTGAGCGCCACCGGTTCGCAGTTCACCAGAACGTAACGCGTTCCGCAATAGTGAATGTAAGATCGGTTCGAAGACGCTGGTCGGCCTGTCGCGCCGCTACGCTGATCGCGTTCGACCGCAGGCAGGGGAGAGGGCTGTGCCGTGACCAGTACTGAGCCCAACGAGAGCAACGGGACCAACGGGGAACGGCAGGGCATCCAGTCCGTCGAGACCGCGATGCGCGTCCTGCTGGCCCTGGAGAGCGGGGGCGGGGCGCTGAGCCTGTCGGCGATCGCGCAGGCCAGCGGCATGCAGCCCAGCAAGGTGCACCGCTATCTCGTCAGCCTCGGCCGCATCGGCCTGACCTCCCAGGATGCCGCGTCCGGCCTCTACGACTTCGGGGCCGCGATGCGCCGCATGGGCGCCGAGGCCCTGCGCCGCACCAACGAGGTCGCGGTGGCCGGCGGCCACGCCATGAGGCTCCGTGACCGCACCGGCCACTCCGTGAACCTCGCGGTCTGGGGCGACCGCGGCCCCATCGTCGTCAGCTGGGCGTACGGCACCCGCCCCCTCCCCCTGACGGTGCGCGTCGGCGCGACGCTGCCCCTGGTCACCTCATCGGTCGGCCGCGTCTTCCTCGCCCATCTACCCGAGAGCCTCACCGACGAGGTGCTCCGCGACGAACTCCGCGGCAAGGAGGCAGACTGGCCCACCGAGCGCCTGGCGGCCATCCGCGAACAGGTCCGCGAAAAGGGCTACGCCGAAACCCGCGGCAGCGTCATCCCGGGCATCATCTCGATCGCGGCCCCCGTCTTCGCCGCCGGCGACCCGCTGCCCCTGGCCATCTCGGTCGTCCTCCCGGAAAGCCTGGGCACCCCGGACCACGTGGCCGAGGTGACCCGAGAACTACAGACGACGGTGACGGAGGCATCCCGAGAGCTCGGCCGCGCCCCGCAGGGGCGCGGGGAACTGCGCGACCAGCCACGACGCACCAGCAGTCGCCCGACGGCATAGCGAGGCACATCCGAAGACGCCCCCCGGTTCCTGGCGGAGCTATTGGCGGCTGCCGACCACCTCGTCGTAGTACGCCTCCGCCGCCGGCCCCAGCACATCATGGGCCTCCATGAACATCTCGTACGCCTCACGCCCCACCCACCCCGCCGGCAGCAACTCGGTCGGCAGGTCAGGATCGCGGAACGGGAACTGGCGGTAGTCGTACGTCAGCCGCATCCGCTCGACCAGGGCCTCCTCGGGGCTGAGATGCCCGGCCCGGTACGAGGCCATCCGCCCCCGGTACGTGCGCAGCAAGTCCCGGTAGTCCTCGTTGAGCCCCTCGAGGTCCCAGCCCCGCGCCGCCATCTCCCGGTCGACGGGCAGCCCGCCGGACTGGCAGCGCAGCGTGTCCAGCCGTACGGCGGGCTCGTCCGCGAACTTCTCCCGGACCTGCTGGAGCCGGTCGTGCGGGGACACGTACGTGGACGGTGCCAGCGGGCCGAACCCCAGCCACGCCAGCTCCTTGCGGATGCGATCGCGGACACCGCGCTCGGTCTCCGGGACCGAGTAGATGACCATGTACCAGTGCCGGTCCCAGTCGGCGGGAGCCCGGTCGAAGATGCGGGTACGGCCCTCGTCGAGGAGCTGGAGACTGCGCTTGTTCAGTGCGTAGACGGTCTCCCGGCCCTCGCGTCGGACATCGAACCAGCCCTCCTTGCGCAGCCTGGCGAGCACCACGCGCACGGTGCTCTCACCGACGCCGAAGCAGCCCATCAGCGTGCTCAGAGTGCGCATCCGCGCGGCGCCGCCGCGGTAGCGGACGTAGTCGCCGAACAGGTCGAAGACAATCGATCGAGGCTTCACGGAAACGACTATGTCACACGGACGGCCGTTGCCCGAGTGAGTCATTCCCCTGGAATCACTTGCCATAATTGCGCAACAAATTATTGACGCCCGTGTATCCATTGACACAGGATGCCTGCGGGCCTGAGTCTGGGCCTGTACTCGAACGTGAAGGCGGAGGCCATGGTTACTCGGATCGCTTGCGTGGGAGGCGGCCCCGGTGGGCTGTTCTTCGCGGCGCTCATCAAGCAGGCCGATCCGTCGGTCGAGGTGACGGTCTTCGAGCGGAACCGCCCGGAGGACACCTTCGGCTTCGGCGTGGTGTTCTCCGACGCGACCCTGGCGGCCATCCACGAGGCCGACCCCGTCCTGCGCACCGCGCTCGCGGACCACGGCCGGCACTGGGACGACATCGAGGTGCGGCTCAAGGGACAGCGCGTCCGGTGCGGCGGCAACGGCATGGCCGCCATCACCCGCAAGACCCTGCTCCAGCTGCTCCACCGTCGCGCGGAGGAGGTCGGCGTCGACCTCCGCTTCAGCCACGAGATCCCCGCCGACCCGGGGCAACTCGCCGACTACGACCTGATCGTGGCCGCCGACGGCGCCAACTCCCGCTTCCGCGACCGGCTCGCCGACGTCCTCGTGCCCGAGGTGGAGGTCGCGACGGCCAAGTTCATCTGGTTCGGCACGGACTACCTCTTCGACGGTCTGACCTTCGTCCACGAGCACGGCCCGCACGGCACGTTCGCCGTGCACGGCTACCCGATCAGCGACGAGGTCAGCACGTTCATCGTGGAGACCGACGAGGAGTCCTGGCGGCGCGCGGGCCTCGACGAGTTCGACACCGCGCAGCCCCCGGGCCCGAGCGACGAGAAGACCCGGCACTACCTGGAGAAGCTCTTCGCCGAGCAGATCGACGGCCACCAGCTGCTGGTCAACAACTCCCGCTGGGGCAACTTCCGCACCCGCCGCACCCACCGCTGGCACAGCGGCAACGTCGTCCTCCTCGGCGACGCCGCCCACACCGCGCACTTCTCCGTCGGCTCCGGCACCAAGATGGCCATGGAGGACGCCGTCGCCCTCGCCGACACCCTCCTCGCCCACCGCGACGACCTGCCGGCCGCCCTGGAGGCGTACGAGGCCGCCCGCCGCCCCTCGGTCGAGAAGATCCAGGGCGCCGCCCGACCCAGCCTGTCCTGGTGGGAGAACTTCGGGCGCTACCACGACGCGTTCCGGCCCACCCAGTTCGCCTTCCACTTCATCTCACGAAGCATCGGCAAGGAGCGGATCGCCCGCCGCGACCCCGAGTTCGTCGACACGGTCGTACGGGACTGGCGCGTCGCCCACGCAGGTGCCGCGCCTCTCGACACCCCGTTCATGGACTTCGACGGCCGACGACTGACCCCGGCCCAGCTCACGGAACTGCGCGCCGAGGGCTCCCGCTGCCTGTGGCTCACCGCGCCCGACACAGAGGCCGAACTCCCGTCCCGGTACGAGCGGTTGGCTGCCGCGTTGAGCGATGACGTACCCCCCGACCTGGTGGCCGTCCAGGCCGGCACCCCGCTCACCCGCTCCCTGCTCGCCGAGCAGGCCCGGCTGGTGTACGGCGTGCCCGCGCTGATCGTGGAGGACGCGATGGACGACGACCGGGCGGAGACGCTGCTGCTGTCGGGGCGGGCCGATCTGGTCGCCTCAACTTCGGAAGGGCGGGGCGAGGCATGACCACGGACCTGACTCCGCTCCTGGCGCCCGAGGGCGTCGTCGTGATCGGCGCCTCGCGGCAGGCCGGGAAGCTCGGCGCCGCCATGGCCCGCTCCCTCGCCTCCTTCCCCGGCGCCCGCGCCCTGGTCAACGCCCGCCGCCCCGACCCCGCCGAAGGCGTGCACGCCTCCGTCGCCGAGGCCGCCGCGCACACCGACGGGCGGCTCGACCTCGCCGTCCTGTGCGTGCCCGCGTCCGGCTGCGCGCAAGCCCTGGCCGAGGCGGCCGCCGCCGGCTGCCGTGCCGCGCTGGTCTGCGCCGGCGGTTTCGGCGAGGCGGGCCCGGAGGGCGAGGAGTACGCCGACGAACTGCGGCGCGTGGCCCGGGAGACCGGGGTCCGGCTGCTCGGTCCCAACACCTCCGGCTTCTTCGCGCCCCACCTGGGCCTCACCGCCAGCTTCGTACCGGCCGCCGGACAGCTCCCGGCCGGGGACATCGCCGTCGTCGCGGCCAGCGGCGGCGTCAACCACGCGCTCTCCTTCGACCTGGTCACCGCCGGGAACGGCATCAGCCTCGGTGTCGGCATCGGGGCGGGCCTCGATGTCACCGCCGCGGACGTCCTCGAGCACCTCGTGCGGGACGACCGTACGACGGCTGTGGCTCTGCATCTGGAGACGGTTCCGGACGGACCACGTCTGGTCGCGGCCGTGCGCGGGCTGGCTGTCGTGAAGCCCGTCGTGGCGCTGGTCGTCGGCCGCAGTGACATCGGTGACTTCGCCCGGTCGCACACCGGCGCGCTCGCCACGTCCTGGCGTACGACACGGGCCGCGTTGCGGCAGGCCGGGGCGGTGGTCGTGGACGACGAGCGGGAACTGGTGGACGCGCTCACCGCGCTGTCCCGCATCCGGCTGCGCCCGCTGTCGGACCCGGGGCTCGGCATCGTGACCGCCCAGGCCGGCCCGGGGCTGCTCCTGGCGGACCGGGCGGGCACCGACGGCATCCGCGTATCGGAGCTGACCACGAGCACGCAGCGCGCGCTGAGCGACCTGCTGCCCCCGCTCACCTACCAGCGCAACCCGGTCGACACCGGCCGCCCCGCCGAGACGTTCGCCCGCGTCCTCGACACCACGGCCGCCGACCCGGCGGTGGACCTCCTCGCCGTCTACGCCCTGACCGAGCCCGACAGCGTCGACCTCGCCTCCGCCGCCCAGGACGCCGGCCTCGGCGCCGACTCCCCGGCCGTGGTGGTCGTCGGCGGCCTCCCCGAGGACGTGGCCGAACAACGGGCCCGCCTGCACAAGTCGGGCGTCCCGGCTCTCCCCGGACCGGCGGCCGCCGCCAACGCGGTACGGGCACTGGTTACGGACGCGCGACAGCGGGCCTCGTCGGACACGGACGCGCTGCCCTCGGAGGCGATCGCTGCCGTACCCGTCGGCCCTCTCGACGAGGACGCCGCCAAGACCTTCCTCGCCGGACTCGGCATCCGCACCCCCGACCGCGTCGCCTGCGACAACCGCGACCAGGCTCACCACGCCCTTCGCCGACTGGGCGGCCCCGTCGCCGTCAAGGTGCTCGACGCCGCGATCCTGCACAAGACGGAGATCGGCGGGGTCCACCTGGGCGTACGTACCGCCGAGGAGCTCGACGCGGCGCTGGACGCCATCGGCCCCGGCCGCCGCTACCTCGTCGAGGCCATGGCCCCGGCCGGTGTCGACCTCGTGCTCGGCGTGCGTCGGGACCCGGTGTTCGGGCCGGTCGTGTTGGCGGGGCTGGGCGGTACGGCCGCCGAGGCGCTCGCCGACGTGGCGATCCGGCTCGCCCCGCTGTCCGCGACCGAGGCCGCCACCATGCCCGACGAACTGGCCGCCCGCGCCCTGCTCGACGGCTGGCGGGGCGGGCCGGTGCTGGACCGCGCCGAGTCCGGACGGGTCGTCGCCGCGCTCGCCGCAGCCCTGGCCGCGAGCCCGGAGACCGCCGAGATCGAGATCAACCCGCTGCGGCTCACCGCCGACGGGCTGATCGCCCTGGACGCCGTGATCGTGCCCACCGAGGAGAATGACCATGCCTAGGCCTAGCAGCGACGGAGCTGTGCCCTGGCCGACGGAGTACGCCGAGCGCTACACCGCGAAGGGCTACTGGGAGGGCGTCGCCCTCGGCGACCGGCTGCACGCCGCCGCCGACGCGACCCCCGACGCGATCGCCGTCGTCGACGGCGACCGCAGGGTGACGTACCGGCAACTCGCCGAGCGGGCGGACGCCGCGGCGTCGCGCCTGGCCGCGCTGGGCCTCCGCCCGGACGACCGGATCGTGGTGCAGCTGCCCAACACGGTCGAGTTCGTGATCCTCACGTACGCGTGCCTGCGCCTCGGCGCCATCCCCGTCATGGCGCTGCCCGGCCACCGCAGACACGAGATCGGCCATCTCGTCGAGCACAGCGAGGCCGTGGCCATCGCCGTCCCGGACGTCCTCAAGGACCACGACCATCAGTCGATGGCGTTCGAGGTGGCTGACGCATCGTCAACTCTCGCTCACATCCTGGTACTTGGCGACAAGGTGGGCGACAGCGCCGTGGATCTGCGGGAGCTGTGCGCCGAGCCCGCCGCACCGGGCGCCCGGGAAGCGGTCGACGCGTACCGGCCCGACAGCCGCTCCATCGCTGTCTTCCTGCTCTCCGGCGGCACCACCGGACTGCCCAAGCTCATCGCCCGCACCCACGACGACTACCTCTACAACGCCCGCCGCAGCGCCGAGGTCTGCGAACTCGGCCCCGACACGGTCTACTTCGCCGCCCTGCCTCTCGGGCACAACTTCCCCCTCGCCTGCCCCGGCCTGCTCGGCACGCTGCTGCACGGCGGCCGGGTCGTCCTCGGTTCGCCCAACCCGGACAAGGCGTTCCCGATCGTCGAGCGTGAGGGCGTCACCGTGAGCGCCCTGGTGCCGGCCATCGCCCAGCGCTGGCTGGACCACCACCGCGAACACCCCGGCCACGACCTGAGTTCGCTGCGCCTCCTCCAGGTCGGGGGCTCCCGCCTCGCCGACCACGTCGCCCGCCGCGTCCGCCCCGAACTGGGGTGCACGCTCCAACAGGTGTTCGGCATGGCCGAGGGCCTCCTCAACTACACGCGCTTCGACGACTCCGAGGACGTCATCTGTACGACGCAGGGGCGCCCCATGTGCGACGACGACGAGCTCCTCGTCGTGGACGAGCTGGGCGACCCGGTCCCGGAGGGGAGCCCCGGTGTGCTGCTGACCCGGGGCCCGTACACCCCGCGCGGCTACTACCGGGCCGAGGAGCAGAACGCCCGCGCGTTCACCGAGGACGGCTGGTACCGCACCGGTGACATCGTGCGGCTGCGGCCCGACGGCAACCTCGTCGTCGAGGGCCGCGACAAGGACATGATCATCCGGGGTGGGGAGAACATCTCCGCCGAGGAGATCGAGAACTTCGCGTACCAGACACCGGGTGTCGCCCGCGCCGCCGCCGTGGCCATGCCCGACGACCGGCTCGGCGAGCGGGTCTGCCTCTACGTCGTCCCGGAACCCGGGCACACGGTCACCCTCGACGACGTCCACCACGTCATGGAGCGCGCGGGCACCGCCCGCTTCAAGTTCCCGGACCGGCTGGTGACCGTCCCCGAACTCGTCGCCACCAAGGTCGGAAAGATCGACAAGAAGGCCCTGCGCGCCGACATCGCGCGCCGCCTCGACGCCGAAGGAACCCCCCGATGACCACTGACCCGGTGACCAGCGTCTCCGTCATCGCCCCCGACGAGACCGACCCCGACCTGCGCAAGCTGTACGACGGCTTCGCGGCCGCCGGGCTCATCCCGCTGTGGACCGAGATCGGCGACCTGATGCCGCTGACCCCGCGGCCCGAGGCCGTGCCGCACGTCTGGCACTGGGACACCCTGCTGCCGCTCGCCCGCCGGTCCGGCGACCTGGTGCCCGTCGGGCGTGGCGGCGAACGCCGGGCGATCGCGCTCGCCAACCCGGGCCTGCCCGGACGGCCGTACGCGACGCCCAACCTGTGGGCGGCGATCCAGTACCTGGGCCCGCGCGAGGTCGCCCCCGCACACCGGCACTCGCAGGGCGCCTTCCGGTTCATCCTGGAGGGCGAGGGCGTGTGGACGGTCGTCAACGGCGACGCGGTCGAGATGCGCCCCGGCGACCTCCTCCTCACCCCGTCCATGCACTGGCACGGCCACCACCACGTCGGCGACGAGCCCATGGTCTGGCTCGACGGCCTCGACATCCCGCTCGTCCACCGACTCGACGCCGGGTTCTTCGAGTTCGGCGAGGACGGCGTGTCCGACCGGTCCACCCCCTTCCGCTCGCGCAACGAGCGGCTCTGGGGCCACCCCGGACTGCGGCCGATAGCCGCCCCCGAAACCCCCAACTCCCCGCTGATGGCCTACCGTTGGGCCGACACCGACGACGCCCTCACCGCCCAGCTGGAGCTGGAGGACGAAGGACACCCCGGTGTCATCGAGCCCGGCCACGCGGGCATCCGCTTCACCAACCCCGCCACCGGCCGCGACGCCCTCGCCAGCCTGCGCACCGAGATGCACCGGCTGCGGCCCGGCACCACCACCGCCACCCGCCGCACCGTCGGCTCCTCGGTCTGGCAGGTCTTCCGCGGCAGCGGCACGGTCACCCTCGACGACCGGGTGATCGAGGTGGCCGCCGGCGACCTGATCGCCGTCCCCTCCTGGTGCGCCCTGACCATCGCCGCCGACACCCGGCTCGACCTGTTCACCTTCAACGACGCGCCCCTCTACGAGGCGCTGAACCTCGCCCGCACGGAAACGACCGCCCGCACCGAGACGACCGGGAGCACGACCGCATGAAGCTCGCCACCATCCGCACCGCCGACGGCACGGCGGCCGTCCGCCTCGACGGCGACCGGGCCGTGGAGGTCGGCGCACCCGACGTCGCCGGCCTGCTGCGCCGCCCCGACTGGCGTACGGACGCGGCCGCCGCCGACGGCCCCACGCACGATGTGGCCGCCCTCGACCTCGCCCCGGTCGTCACGACCTCCGCGAAGATCTTCTGCGTGGGTCACAACTACCGCACCCACATAGCGGAGATGGGCCGCGAGATGCCCTCGCACCCCGCCCTCTTCGCCAAGTTCGCCAACTGCCTGCTCGGCGCCCGCGACGACATCGCCCACCCCGGCGAGACCGAGGAACTGGACTGGGAGGCCGAACTCGGCTTCGTCATCGGCTCCCGACTGCCCCGCCGGGCCACCAAGGAGGAGGCGGCCGCCGCGATCGCCGGCTACACCGTCGTCAACGACATCTCCATGCGGGACTGGCAGTGGCGCACCCCGCAGTGGCTCCAGGGCAAGGCGTGGGAAGCCAGCACCCCGGCCGGTCCCTGGCTGGTCACCGGCGACGAGATCGACGACGCGGCCGACCTGGAGATCCGCTTGGAGGTCGACGGCGAGGTCATGCAGCGCTCCCGCACCTCCGACCTGCTCTTCACCCCGGCGGACATCGCCGCGTACATCAGCACGTTCACGACCCTGGAGCCGGGCGACCTCATCCTCACCGGCACCCCGGGCGGCGTGGGCGCGGCCCGAGATCCGAAGGTGTTCCTGAAGCCGGGCCAGGTCGTCCGTACGGTCGTCGAGGGCATCGGGGAGTGCGTGAACACGGTCGTCGAGGACAAGGCGTGAAGGTCCTCGAATGGATCGCGGACGGTCAGGTCCGGCTCCAGCGGGCGATCGACGCACTGCCGCCGCACGCCGTCACCGAACCGTCCGCTCTCCCCGGCTGGACCCGCGGCCACCTCCTCACCCACCTCGCCCGCAACGCCGACGCCCTGGTCAACCTGCTGACCTGGGCCCGTACGGGAATTCCCACCCCCATGTACGCCTCGCCGGACCAGCGCGCCACGGACATCGAGGCCGGCGCCGGCCGCCCGCTCACCGAACAGCGGGCGGACGTACGGGAATCCGCCGAGCGCTTCCGGAAAGCCGCCGAGGCCCTGTCGGACGACGACTGGTCGACCACCGTCACCAGCGGGACGGGCCGGCAGATCCCGGCCTCCGAGGTGCCGTGGCTGCGGGCCCGCGAGGTCTGGATCCACCTGGTCGATCTGCGGGTCGGCGTCGGCATGGACGTCCTGCCGCCCGACCTCGCCT
This genomic stretch from Streptomyces deccanensis harbors:
- a CDS encoding bifunctional 3-(3-hydroxy-phenyl)propionate/3-hydroxycinnamic acid hydroxylase; translation: MYDVAVIGYGPVGMVTAALLGQAGHDVIVLERYPTLYNLPRAAIFDDETMRTFDRLGLSETLLPTLHVQRNYEWRSGVGELLIEHDFAAVGGQGWAEWYMMYQPYLEDALDGLVRGLENVRIRMDSRVTGLRHTDQGVDIQVEGDDDAVSARYVVACDGGNSFTRTWLGIGQEDHGFSEPWMVCDFRLTEGGGADIPKARQVCDPKQPISIISLGPKHHRFSFMLDSEDSFSVEREPDRVWARVAAYVDRSQAELIRVATYTFRSLVAERWRSGRILLAGDAAHQMPPFLGQGMCSGIRDAQNFAFKLDAVLRGADDALLDTYQTEREPHVRAIIAKGIELGRVQTMRDPVAAAERDARLIAQREANGRPEKMRFPGLGPGLHDASPQAGHLMPHGRVEHDGTEGLFDAVLGRGFVLLVDGRDGASLDASALAEAARLGVAVHHLTDRRLTTEGVIDVGGVYGRWFDETGRTAVLWRPDFYILGTADTLSGVPALLKTLANAVEPMQAPATVGERIRP
- a CDS encoding amidohydrolase family protein, whose translation is MKLIGLEEHFVTPDLVGHGASTASIAQPHAWAEASRRLLDLTEERLDGMDAAGLDMQVLSLNSPGLQAEKDPAAAVRQAIAVNDFLTGVITEHPDRFSGFAALPLQDPRAAADELERAVTHLGLRGALVNAHTHGRYLDDPALRVVWERAEHLDVPLYLHPANGVDTAHVLSGHPELVGPMWSWGIDTATHALRLIFGGVFDDFPKAKLLLGHMGEGLPFVMWRMDSRWDFHAHHGIELKRGRPSEYLRENLYITTSGVCSSAPLLTALLSMGADHILFGTDYPFEDMETATTFLRNAPISDADRQKIGHLNAEKLLGLTPAPAPAYAGV
- a CDS encoding IclR family transcriptional regulator, translated to MTSTEPNESNGTNGERQGIQSVETAMRVLLALESGGGALSLSAIAQASGMQPSKVHRYLVSLGRIGLTSQDAASGLYDFGAAMRRMGAEALRRTNEVAVAGGHAMRLRDRTGHSVNLAVWGDRGPIVVSWAYGTRPLPLTVRVGATLPLVTSSVGRVFLAHLPESLTDEVLRDELRGKEADWPTERLAAIREQVREKGYAETRGSVIPGIISIAAPVFAAGDPLPLAISVVLPESLGTPDHVAEVTRELQTTVTEASRELGRAPQGRGELRDQPRRTSSRPTA
- a CDS encoding PaaX family transcriptional regulator C-terminal domain-containing protein, producing the protein MKPRSIVFDLFGDYVRYRGGAARMRTLSTLMGCFGVGESTVRVVLARLRKEGWFDVRREGRETVYALNKRSLQLLDEGRTRIFDRAPADWDRHWYMVIYSVPETERGVRDRIRKELAWLGFGPLAPSTYVSPHDRLQQVREKFADEPAVRLDTLRCQSGGLPVDREMAARGWDLEGLNEDYRDLLRTYRGRMASYRAGHLSPEEALVERMRLTYDYRQFPFRDPDLPTELLPAGWVGREAYEMFMEAHDVLGPAAEAYYDEVVGSRQ
- a CDS encoding FAD-dependent monooxygenase, which codes for MVTRIACVGGGPGGLFFAALIKQADPSVEVTVFERNRPEDTFGFGVVFSDATLAAIHEADPVLRTALADHGRHWDDIEVRLKGQRVRCGGNGMAAITRKTLLQLLHRRAEEVGVDLRFSHEIPADPGQLADYDLIVAADGANSRFRDRLADVLVPEVEVATAKFIWFGTDYLFDGLTFVHEHGPHGTFAVHGYPISDEVSTFIVETDEESWRRAGLDEFDTAQPPGPSDEKTRHYLEKLFAEQIDGHQLLVNNSRWGNFRTRRTHRWHSGNVVLLGDAAHTAHFSVGSGTKMAMEDAVALADTLLAHRDDLPAALEAYEAARRPSVEKIQGAARPSLSWWENFGRYHDAFRPTQFAFHFISRSIGKERIARRDPEFVDTVVRDWRVAHAGAAPLDTPFMDFDGRRLTPAQLTELRAEGSRCLWLTAPDTEAELPSRYERLAAALSDDVPPDLVAVQAGTPLTRSLLAEQARLVYGVPALIVEDAMDDDRAETLLLSGRADLVASTSEGRGEA
- a CDS encoding acetate--CoA ligase family protein; this translates as MTTDLTPLLAPEGVVVIGASRQAGKLGAAMARSLASFPGARALVNARRPDPAEGVHASVAEAAAHTDGRLDLAVLCVPASGCAQALAEAAAAGCRAALVCAGGFGEAGPEGEEYADELRRVARETGVRLLGPNTSGFFAPHLGLTASFVPAAGQLPAGDIAVVAASGGVNHALSFDLVTAGNGISLGVGIGAGLDVTAADVLEHLVRDDRTTAVALHLETVPDGPRLVAAVRGLAVVKPVVALVVGRSDIGDFARSHTGALATSWRTTRAALRQAGAVVVDDERELVDALTALSRIRLRPLSDPGLGIVTAQAGPGLLLADRAGTDGIRVSELTTSTQRALSDLLPPLTYQRNPVDTGRPAETFARVLDTTAADPAVDLLAVYALTEPDSVDLASAAQDAGLGADSPAVVVVGGLPEDVAEQRARLHKSGVPALPGPAAAANAVRALVTDARQRASSDTDALPSEAIAAVPVGPLDEDAAKTFLAGLGIRTPDRVACDNRDQAHHALRRLGGPVAVKVLDAAILHKTEIGGVHLGVRTAEELDAALDAIGPGRRYLVEAMAPAGVDLVLGVRRDPVFGPVVLAGLGGTAAEALADVAIRLAPLSATEAATMPDELAARALLDGWRGGPVLDRAESGRVVAALAAALAASPETAEIEINPLRLTADGLIALDAVIVPTEENDHA